In Melopsittacus undulatus isolate bMelUnd1 chromosome 6, bMelUnd1.mat.Z, whole genome shotgun sequence, the following proteins share a genomic window:
- the LOC101869475 gene encoding H(+)/Cl(-) exchange transporter 5 isoform X3, with amino-acid sequence MDQKGYRRESFQSSTSDEDMLEIAGASLDFSMAEDDPPLDREIGGFSSYNGGGMNGTSTMMDFLEEPLPGVGTYEDFNTIDWVREKSRDRDRHREITSRSKESTWALIHSVSDAFSGWLLMLLIGLLAGSLAGLIDISAHWMTDLKEGVCLAGFWFNHEHCCWKSNTTFTDRDKCPEWKSWSQLILGHGEGAFAYILNYFMYVVWALLFSLLAVLLVKGFAPYACGSGIPEIKTILSGFIIRGYLGKWTLIIKTITLVLAVSSGLSLGKEGPLVHVACCCGNILCHLFTKYRKNEAKRREVLSAAAAAGVSVAFGAPIGGVLFSLEEVSYYFPLKTLWRSFFAALVAAFTLRSINPFGNSRLVLFYVEFHMPWHLLELVPFILLGIFGGLWGAFFIRSNIAWCRRRKTTKLGKYPVLEVFVVTAITALLAFPNEYTRMSTSELISELFNDCGILDSSKLCEYVNDFNSTKGDDLPDRAAGPGVYTAMWQLALALIMKVFITIFTFGMKVPSGLFIPSMAVGAIAGRLLGVAMEQLAYYHHDWAIFSGWCSQGADCITPGLYAMVGAAACLGGVTRMTVSLVVIMFELTGGLEYIVPLMAAAMTSKWVADAIGREGIYDAHIRLNGYPFLEAKEEFSHKTLAMDVMRPRRNDPPLTVITQDSMTVEDVESIINETTYSGYPVVVSRESQRLVGFVLRRDLIISIENARKKQDGIVSTSVIYFTDHSPPLPPSSPSMLKLRSILDLSPFTVTDQTPMEIVVDIFRKLGLRQCLVTHNGKLLGIITKKDVLKHIAQLANQDPDSILFN; translated from the exons ATGGATCAGAAGGGCTATCGACGGGAGAGTTTCCAGAGCAGCACTAGTGATGAAGATATGCTGGAAATAGCAGGAGCATCTCTGGACTTCTCCATGGCAGAGGACGACCCACCTCTAGACAGGGAGATAGGAG GGTTTTCCTCATATAATGGAGGAGGGATGAATGGTACAAGCACAATGATGGATTTCCTGGAGGAACCTCTTCCCGGTGTGGGCACCTATGAAGATTTTAACACTATAGACTGGGTGCGAGAGAAGTCCAGGGATCGGGACAGACACAGAGAG ATCACCAGTAGAAGCAAAGAGTCCACATGGGCACTGATACACAGCGTGAGTGATGCCTTCTCTGGCTGGCTGTTGATGCTCCTCATTGGGCTGTTGGCAG GCTCCTTGGCAGGGCTGATTGACATCTCTGCCCACTGGATGACAGATCTGAAGGAAGGAGTGTGTTTAGCAGGTTTCTGGTTTAACCAtgagcactgctgctggaaaTCCAACACAACCTTCACGGACAGAGACAAGTGTCCTGAGTGGAAGAGCTGGTCCCAGCTCATCCTGGGCCATGGAGAG GGGGCTTTTGCATATATTCTCAACTACTTCATGTACGTTGTCTGGGCCTTGCTGTTTTCCCTCCTTGCTGTGCTACTTGTGAAGGGCTTTGCTCCTTATGCCTGTGGCTCAGGAATCCCAGAG ATCAAAACTATCTTAAGTGGTTTCATCATTAGAGGCTACCTGGGCAAGTGGACGCTCATCATCAAAACCATCACCTTAGTGCTGGCTGTGTCCTCTGGGCTGAGCCTGGGCAAGGAGGGGCCCCTGGTGCACGTCGCTTGCTGCTGTGGGAACATCTTGTGTCATCTCTTCACCAAGTACAGGAAGAACGAAGCCAAGCGCAGAGAG GTTTtatcagcagctgcagctgctggagtgTCGGTAGCGTTTGGTGCCCCGATCGGAGGAGTGCTCTTCAGCCTAGAAGAG GTCAGTTACTACTTTCCTCTCAAGACACTGTGGCGCTCCTTCTTCGCTGCTCTGGTTGCAGCATTCACCCTGCGCTCCATCAACCCCTTTGGGAACAGCCGCCTGGTTCTCTTCTACGTGGAGTTTCACATGCCATGGCATCTTCTGGAACTTGTGCCCTTCATCCTTCTGGGCATATTTGGGGGGCTTTGGGGGGCTTTCTTCATTCGCAGCAACATCGCCTGGTGCAGGCGGCGCAAGACAACCAAACTTGGCAAATACCCGGTGCTGGAGGTGTTTGTAGTCACAGCCATCACAGCCCTGCTGGCCTTCCCCAATGAGTACACCAGGATGAGCACTAGTGAGCTGATCTCCGAGCTCTTTAATGACTGTGGGATTCTGGACTCATCCAAGCTCTGCGAGTATGTGAATGATTTCAACAGCACCAAAGGGGATGACCTGCCAGACCGAGCTGCTGGCCCAGGAGTTTACACTGCCATGTGGCAGCTGGCTCTGGCCCTTATAATGAAGGTCTTCATCACCATCTTCACCTTTGGCATGAAG GTGCCCTCAGGTCTCTTCATCCCCAGCATGGCCGTGGGTGCCATCGCGGGCAGGCTGCTTGGTGTGGCCATGGAGCAGCTGGCCTACTACCACCATGACTGGGCCATCTTCAGTGGCTGGTGCAGCCAAGGAGCTGACTGCATCACTCCGGGCCTCTACGCAATGGTTGGGGCTGCAGCTTGTCTGG GTGGTGTGACCCGAATGACGGTGTCGCTGGTGGTCATTATGTTTGAGCTCACTGGTGGACTGGAATACATCGTTCCACTGATGGCAGCAGCCATGACCAGCAAGtgggtggctgatgccattgGGCGGGAAGGCATTTATGATGCCCACATCCGCCTCAATGGGTACCCTTTCCTGGAGGCCAAGGAGGAGTTCTCACACAAGACACTCGCGATGGATGTAATGAGGCCGCGGAGGAATGATCCTCCTCTGACTGTCATCACTCAGGACAGCATGACAGTGGAGGACGTGGAGAGCATCATCAATGAAACCACGTATAGTGGCTATCCGGTGGTGGTGTCCCGTGAGTCCCAGAGGCTTGTTGGGTTTGTCCTCAGAAGAGACCTCATCATTTCAATCG AAAATGCCCGGAAAAAGCAGGATGGGATTGTGAGCACTTCAGTTATTTATTTCACTGACCACTCTCCTCCACTGCCTCCAAGCTCCCCCTCCATGCTGAAACTTAGGAGCATCCTGGACCTCAGTCCCTTCACAGTGACAGACCAAACGCCCATGGAAATCGTGGTGGATATATTCCGCAAGCTGGGATTGCGCCAGTGCCTGGTGACTCATAACGG GAAGCTCCTTGGGATCATCACTAAGAAGGACGTTCTGAAGCACATTGCACAACTGGCCAACCAGGACCCAGATTCGATACTCTTCAACTAA
- the LOC101869475 gene encoding H(+)/Cl(-) exchange transporter 5 isoform X1, which yields MAREVEGCSGVKCCLLFRRERGLEALAMDQKGYRRESFQSSTSDEDMLEIAGASLDFSMAEDDPPLDREIGGFSSYNGGGMNGTSTMMDFLEEPLPGVGTYEDFNTIDWVREKSRDRDRHREITSRSKESTWALIHSVSDAFSGWLLMLLIGLLAGSLAGLIDISAHWMTDLKEGVCLAGFWFNHEHCCWKSNTTFTDRDKCPEWKSWSQLILGHGEGAFAYILNYFMYVVWALLFSLLAVLLVKGFAPYACGSGIPEIKTILSGFIIRGYLGKWTLIIKTITLVLAVSSGLSLGKEGPLVHVACCCGNILCHLFTKYRKNEAKRREVLSAAAAAGVSVAFGAPIGGVLFSLEEVSYYFPLKTLWRSFFAALVAAFTLRSINPFGNSRLVLFYVEFHMPWHLLELVPFILLGIFGGLWGAFFIRSNIAWCRRRKTTKLGKYPVLEVFVVTAITALLAFPNEYTRMSTSELISELFNDCGILDSSKLCEYVNDFNSTKGDDLPDRAAGPGVYTAMWQLALALIMKVFITIFTFGMKVPSGLFIPSMAVGAIAGRLLGVAMEQLAYYHHDWAIFSGWCSQGADCITPGLYAMVGAAACLGGVTRMTVSLVVIMFELTGGLEYIVPLMAAAMTSKWVADAIGREGIYDAHIRLNGYPFLEAKEEFSHKTLAMDVMRPRRNDPPLTVITQDSMTVEDVESIINETTYSGYPVVVSRESQRLVGFVLRRDLIISIENARKKQDGIVSTSVIYFTDHSPPLPPSSPSMLKLRSILDLSPFTVTDQTPMEIVVDIFRKLGLRQCLVTHNGKLLGIITKKDVLKHIAQLANQDPDSILFN from the exons ATGGCGAGAGAAGTGGAAGGATGCTCTGGGGTGAAATGTTGTCTGctcttcagaagagaaagag GGTTGGAAGCTCTGGCCATGGATCAGAAGGGCTATCGACGGGAGAGTTTCCAGAGCAGCACTAGTGATGAAGATATGCTGGAAATAGCAGGAGCATCTCTGGACTTCTCCATGGCAGAGGACGACCCACCTCTAGACAGGGAGATAGGAG GGTTTTCCTCATATAATGGAGGAGGGATGAATGGTACAAGCACAATGATGGATTTCCTGGAGGAACCTCTTCCCGGTGTGGGCACCTATGAAGATTTTAACACTATAGACTGGGTGCGAGAGAAGTCCAGGGATCGGGACAGACACAGAGAG ATCACCAGTAGAAGCAAAGAGTCCACATGGGCACTGATACACAGCGTGAGTGATGCCTTCTCTGGCTGGCTGTTGATGCTCCTCATTGGGCTGTTGGCAG GCTCCTTGGCAGGGCTGATTGACATCTCTGCCCACTGGATGACAGATCTGAAGGAAGGAGTGTGTTTAGCAGGTTTCTGGTTTAACCAtgagcactgctgctggaaaTCCAACACAACCTTCACGGACAGAGACAAGTGTCCTGAGTGGAAGAGCTGGTCCCAGCTCATCCTGGGCCATGGAGAG GGGGCTTTTGCATATATTCTCAACTACTTCATGTACGTTGTCTGGGCCTTGCTGTTTTCCCTCCTTGCTGTGCTACTTGTGAAGGGCTTTGCTCCTTATGCCTGTGGCTCAGGAATCCCAGAG ATCAAAACTATCTTAAGTGGTTTCATCATTAGAGGCTACCTGGGCAAGTGGACGCTCATCATCAAAACCATCACCTTAGTGCTGGCTGTGTCCTCTGGGCTGAGCCTGGGCAAGGAGGGGCCCCTGGTGCACGTCGCTTGCTGCTGTGGGAACATCTTGTGTCATCTCTTCACCAAGTACAGGAAGAACGAAGCCAAGCGCAGAGAG GTTTtatcagcagctgcagctgctggagtgTCGGTAGCGTTTGGTGCCCCGATCGGAGGAGTGCTCTTCAGCCTAGAAGAG GTCAGTTACTACTTTCCTCTCAAGACACTGTGGCGCTCCTTCTTCGCTGCTCTGGTTGCAGCATTCACCCTGCGCTCCATCAACCCCTTTGGGAACAGCCGCCTGGTTCTCTTCTACGTGGAGTTTCACATGCCATGGCATCTTCTGGAACTTGTGCCCTTCATCCTTCTGGGCATATTTGGGGGGCTTTGGGGGGCTTTCTTCATTCGCAGCAACATCGCCTGGTGCAGGCGGCGCAAGACAACCAAACTTGGCAAATACCCGGTGCTGGAGGTGTTTGTAGTCACAGCCATCACAGCCCTGCTGGCCTTCCCCAATGAGTACACCAGGATGAGCACTAGTGAGCTGATCTCCGAGCTCTTTAATGACTGTGGGATTCTGGACTCATCCAAGCTCTGCGAGTATGTGAATGATTTCAACAGCACCAAAGGGGATGACCTGCCAGACCGAGCTGCTGGCCCAGGAGTTTACACTGCCATGTGGCAGCTGGCTCTGGCCCTTATAATGAAGGTCTTCATCACCATCTTCACCTTTGGCATGAAG GTGCCCTCAGGTCTCTTCATCCCCAGCATGGCCGTGGGTGCCATCGCGGGCAGGCTGCTTGGTGTGGCCATGGAGCAGCTGGCCTACTACCACCATGACTGGGCCATCTTCAGTGGCTGGTGCAGCCAAGGAGCTGACTGCATCACTCCGGGCCTCTACGCAATGGTTGGGGCTGCAGCTTGTCTGG GTGGTGTGACCCGAATGACGGTGTCGCTGGTGGTCATTATGTTTGAGCTCACTGGTGGACTGGAATACATCGTTCCACTGATGGCAGCAGCCATGACCAGCAAGtgggtggctgatgccattgGGCGGGAAGGCATTTATGATGCCCACATCCGCCTCAATGGGTACCCTTTCCTGGAGGCCAAGGAGGAGTTCTCACACAAGACACTCGCGATGGATGTAATGAGGCCGCGGAGGAATGATCCTCCTCTGACTGTCATCACTCAGGACAGCATGACAGTGGAGGACGTGGAGAGCATCATCAATGAAACCACGTATAGTGGCTATCCGGTGGTGGTGTCCCGTGAGTCCCAGAGGCTTGTTGGGTTTGTCCTCAGAAGAGACCTCATCATTTCAATCG AAAATGCCCGGAAAAAGCAGGATGGGATTGTGAGCACTTCAGTTATTTATTTCACTGACCACTCTCCTCCACTGCCTCCAAGCTCCCCCTCCATGCTGAAACTTAGGAGCATCCTGGACCTCAGTCCCTTCACAGTGACAGACCAAACGCCCATGGAAATCGTGGTGGATATATTCCGCAAGCTGGGATTGCGCCAGTGCCTGGTGACTCATAACGG GAAGCTCCTTGGGATCATCACTAAGAAGGACGTTCTGAAGCACATTGCACAACTGGCCAACCAGGACCCAGATTCGATACTCTTCAACTAA
- the LOC101869475 gene encoding H(+)/Cl(-) exchange transporter 5 isoform X2, whose protein sequence is MASGSHQHWVHWVPPGLEALAMDQKGYRRESFQSSTSDEDMLEIAGASLDFSMAEDDPPLDREIGGFSSYNGGGMNGTSTMMDFLEEPLPGVGTYEDFNTIDWVREKSRDRDRHREITSRSKESTWALIHSVSDAFSGWLLMLLIGLLAGSLAGLIDISAHWMTDLKEGVCLAGFWFNHEHCCWKSNTTFTDRDKCPEWKSWSQLILGHGEGAFAYILNYFMYVVWALLFSLLAVLLVKGFAPYACGSGIPEIKTILSGFIIRGYLGKWTLIIKTITLVLAVSSGLSLGKEGPLVHVACCCGNILCHLFTKYRKNEAKRREVLSAAAAAGVSVAFGAPIGGVLFSLEEVSYYFPLKTLWRSFFAALVAAFTLRSINPFGNSRLVLFYVEFHMPWHLLELVPFILLGIFGGLWGAFFIRSNIAWCRRRKTTKLGKYPVLEVFVVTAITALLAFPNEYTRMSTSELISELFNDCGILDSSKLCEYVNDFNSTKGDDLPDRAAGPGVYTAMWQLALALIMKVFITIFTFGMKVPSGLFIPSMAVGAIAGRLLGVAMEQLAYYHHDWAIFSGWCSQGADCITPGLYAMVGAAACLGGVTRMTVSLVVIMFELTGGLEYIVPLMAAAMTSKWVADAIGREGIYDAHIRLNGYPFLEAKEEFSHKTLAMDVMRPRRNDPPLTVITQDSMTVEDVESIINETTYSGYPVVVSRESQRLVGFVLRRDLIISIENARKKQDGIVSTSVIYFTDHSPPLPPSSPSMLKLRSILDLSPFTVTDQTPMEIVVDIFRKLGLRQCLVTHNGKLLGIITKKDVLKHIAQLANQDPDSILFN, encoded by the exons aTGGCTTCTGGCTCACACCAGCACTGGGTGCACTGGGTGCCTCCCG GGTTGGAAGCTCTGGCCATGGATCAGAAGGGCTATCGACGGGAGAGTTTCCAGAGCAGCACTAGTGATGAAGATATGCTGGAAATAGCAGGAGCATCTCTGGACTTCTCCATGGCAGAGGACGACCCACCTCTAGACAGGGAGATAGGAG GGTTTTCCTCATATAATGGAGGAGGGATGAATGGTACAAGCACAATGATGGATTTCCTGGAGGAACCTCTTCCCGGTGTGGGCACCTATGAAGATTTTAACACTATAGACTGGGTGCGAGAGAAGTCCAGGGATCGGGACAGACACAGAGAG ATCACCAGTAGAAGCAAAGAGTCCACATGGGCACTGATACACAGCGTGAGTGATGCCTTCTCTGGCTGGCTGTTGATGCTCCTCATTGGGCTGTTGGCAG GCTCCTTGGCAGGGCTGATTGACATCTCTGCCCACTGGATGACAGATCTGAAGGAAGGAGTGTGTTTAGCAGGTTTCTGGTTTAACCAtgagcactgctgctggaaaTCCAACACAACCTTCACGGACAGAGACAAGTGTCCTGAGTGGAAGAGCTGGTCCCAGCTCATCCTGGGCCATGGAGAG GGGGCTTTTGCATATATTCTCAACTACTTCATGTACGTTGTCTGGGCCTTGCTGTTTTCCCTCCTTGCTGTGCTACTTGTGAAGGGCTTTGCTCCTTATGCCTGTGGCTCAGGAATCCCAGAG ATCAAAACTATCTTAAGTGGTTTCATCATTAGAGGCTACCTGGGCAAGTGGACGCTCATCATCAAAACCATCACCTTAGTGCTGGCTGTGTCCTCTGGGCTGAGCCTGGGCAAGGAGGGGCCCCTGGTGCACGTCGCTTGCTGCTGTGGGAACATCTTGTGTCATCTCTTCACCAAGTACAGGAAGAACGAAGCCAAGCGCAGAGAG GTTTtatcagcagctgcagctgctggagtgTCGGTAGCGTTTGGTGCCCCGATCGGAGGAGTGCTCTTCAGCCTAGAAGAG GTCAGTTACTACTTTCCTCTCAAGACACTGTGGCGCTCCTTCTTCGCTGCTCTGGTTGCAGCATTCACCCTGCGCTCCATCAACCCCTTTGGGAACAGCCGCCTGGTTCTCTTCTACGTGGAGTTTCACATGCCATGGCATCTTCTGGAACTTGTGCCCTTCATCCTTCTGGGCATATTTGGGGGGCTTTGGGGGGCTTTCTTCATTCGCAGCAACATCGCCTGGTGCAGGCGGCGCAAGACAACCAAACTTGGCAAATACCCGGTGCTGGAGGTGTTTGTAGTCACAGCCATCACAGCCCTGCTGGCCTTCCCCAATGAGTACACCAGGATGAGCACTAGTGAGCTGATCTCCGAGCTCTTTAATGACTGTGGGATTCTGGACTCATCCAAGCTCTGCGAGTATGTGAATGATTTCAACAGCACCAAAGGGGATGACCTGCCAGACCGAGCTGCTGGCCCAGGAGTTTACACTGCCATGTGGCAGCTGGCTCTGGCCCTTATAATGAAGGTCTTCATCACCATCTTCACCTTTGGCATGAAG GTGCCCTCAGGTCTCTTCATCCCCAGCATGGCCGTGGGTGCCATCGCGGGCAGGCTGCTTGGTGTGGCCATGGAGCAGCTGGCCTACTACCACCATGACTGGGCCATCTTCAGTGGCTGGTGCAGCCAAGGAGCTGACTGCATCACTCCGGGCCTCTACGCAATGGTTGGGGCTGCAGCTTGTCTGG GTGGTGTGACCCGAATGACGGTGTCGCTGGTGGTCATTATGTTTGAGCTCACTGGTGGACTGGAATACATCGTTCCACTGATGGCAGCAGCCATGACCAGCAAGtgggtggctgatgccattgGGCGGGAAGGCATTTATGATGCCCACATCCGCCTCAATGGGTACCCTTTCCTGGAGGCCAAGGAGGAGTTCTCACACAAGACACTCGCGATGGATGTAATGAGGCCGCGGAGGAATGATCCTCCTCTGACTGTCATCACTCAGGACAGCATGACAGTGGAGGACGTGGAGAGCATCATCAATGAAACCACGTATAGTGGCTATCCGGTGGTGGTGTCCCGTGAGTCCCAGAGGCTTGTTGGGTTTGTCCTCAGAAGAGACCTCATCATTTCAATCG AAAATGCCCGGAAAAAGCAGGATGGGATTGTGAGCACTTCAGTTATTTATTTCACTGACCACTCTCCTCCACTGCCTCCAAGCTCCCCCTCCATGCTGAAACTTAGGAGCATCCTGGACCTCAGTCCCTTCACAGTGACAGACCAAACGCCCATGGAAATCGTGGTGGATATATTCCGCAAGCTGGGATTGCGCCAGTGCCTGGTGACTCATAACGG GAAGCTCCTTGGGATCATCACTAAGAAGGACGTTCTGAAGCACATTGCACAACTGGCCAACCAGGACCCAGATTCGATACTCTTCAACTAA
- the LOC101869475 gene encoding H(+)/Cl(-) exchange transporter 5 isoform X4 — MAREVEGCSGVKCCLLFRRERGLEALAMDQKGYRRESFQSSTSDEDMLEIAGASLDFSMAEDDPPLDREIGGFSSYNGGGMNGTSTMMDFLEEPLPGVGTYEDFNTIDWVREKSRDRDRHREITSRSKESTWALIHSVSDAFSGWLLMLLIGLLAGSLAGLIDISAHWMTDLKEGVCLAGFWFNHEHCCWKSNTTFTDRDKCPEWKSWSQLILGHGEIKTILSGFIIRGYLGKWTLIIKTITLVLAVSSGLSLGKEGPLVHVACCCGNILCHLFTKYRKNEAKRREVLSAAAAAGVSVAFGAPIGGVLFSLEEVSYYFPLKTLWRSFFAALVAAFTLRSINPFGNSRLVLFYVEFHMPWHLLELVPFILLGIFGGLWGAFFIRSNIAWCRRRKTTKLGKYPVLEVFVVTAITALLAFPNEYTRMSTSELISELFNDCGILDSSKLCEYVNDFNSTKGDDLPDRAAGPGVYTAMWQLALALIMKVFITIFTFGMKVPSGLFIPSMAVGAIAGRLLGVAMEQLAYYHHDWAIFSGWCSQGADCITPGLYAMVGAAACLGGVTRMTVSLVVIMFELTGGLEYIVPLMAAAMTSKWVADAIGREGIYDAHIRLNGYPFLEAKEEFSHKTLAMDVMRPRRNDPPLTVITQDSMTVEDVESIINETTYSGYPVVVSRESQRLVGFVLRRDLIISIENARKKQDGIVSTSVIYFTDHSPPLPPSSPSMLKLRSILDLSPFTVTDQTPMEIVVDIFRKLGLRQCLVTHNGKLLGIITKKDVLKHIAQLANQDPDSILFN, encoded by the exons ATGGCGAGAGAAGTGGAAGGATGCTCTGGGGTGAAATGTTGTCTGctcttcagaagagaaagag GGTTGGAAGCTCTGGCCATGGATCAGAAGGGCTATCGACGGGAGAGTTTCCAGAGCAGCACTAGTGATGAAGATATGCTGGAAATAGCAGGAGCATCTCTGGACTTCTCCATGGCAGAGGACGACCCACCTCTAGACAGGGAGATAGGAG GGTTTTCCTCATATAATGGAGGAGGGATGAATGGTACAAGCACAATGATGGATTTCCTGGAGGAACCTCTTCCCGGTGTGGGCACCTATGAAGATTTTAACACTATAGACTGGGTGCGAGAGAAGTCCAGGGATCGGGACAGACACAGAGAG ATCACCAGTAGAAGCAAAGAGTCCACATGGGCACTGATACACAGCGTGAGTGATGCCTTCTCTGGCTGGCTGTTGATGCTCCTCATTGGGCTGTTGGCAG GCTCCTTGGCAGGGCTGATTGACATCTCTGCCCACTGGATGACAGATCTGAAGGAAGGAGTGTGTTTAGCAGGTTTCTGGTTTAACCAtgagcactgctgctggaaaTCCAACACAACCTTCACGGACAGAGACAAGTGTCCTGAGTGGAAGAGCTGGTCCCAGCTCATCCTGGGCCATGGAGAG ATCAAAACTATCTTAAGTGGTTTCATCATTAGAGGCTACCTGGGCAAGTGGACGCTCATCATCAAAACCATCACCTTAGTGCTGGCTGTGTCCTCTGGGCTGAGCCTGGGCAAGGAGGGGCCCCTGGTGCACGTCGCTTGCTGCTGTGGGAACATCTTGTGTCATCTCTTCACCAAGTACAGGAAGAACGAAGCCAAGCGCAGAGAG GTTTtatcagcagctgcagctgctggagtgTCGGTAGCGTTTGGTGCCCCGATCGGAGGAGTGCTCTTCAGCCTAGAAGAG GTCAGTTACTACTTTCCTCTCAAGACACTGTGGCGCTCCTTCTTCGCTGCTCTGGTTGCAGCATTCACCCTGCGCTCCATCAACCCCTTTGGGAACAGCCGCCTGGTTCTCTTCTACGTGGAGTTTCACATGCCATGGCATCTTCTGGAACTTGTGCCCTTCATCCTTCTGGGCATATTTGGGGGGCTTTGGGGGGCTTTCTTCATTCGCAGCAACATCGCCTGGTGCAGGCGGCGCAAGACAACCAAACTTGGCAAATACCCGGTGCTGGAGGTGTTTGTAGTCACAGCCATCACAGCCCTGCTGGCCTTCCCCAATGAGTACACCAGGATGAGCACTAGTGAGCTGATCTCCGAGCTCTTTAATGACTGTGGGATTCTGGACTCATCCAAGCTCTGCGAGTATGTGAATGATTTCAACAGCACCAAAGGGGATGACCTGCCAGACCGAGCTGCTGGCCCAGGAGTTTACACTGCCATGTGGCAGCTGGCTCTGGCCCTTATAATGAAGGTCTTCATCACCATCTTCACCTTTGGCATGAAG GTGCCCTCAGGTCTCTTCATCCCCAGCATGGCCGTGGGTGCCATCGCGGGCAGGCTGCTTGGTGTGGCCATGGAGCAGCTGGCCTACTACCACCATGACTGGGCCATCTTCAGTGGCTGGTGCAGCCAAGGAGCTGACTGCATCACTCCGGGCCTCTACGCAATGGTTGGGGCTGCAGCTTGTCTGG GTGGTGTGACCCGAATGACGGTGTCGCTGGTGGTCATTATGTTTGAGCTCACTGGTGGACTGGAATACATCGTTCCACTGATGGCAGCAGCCATGACCAGCAAGtgggtggctgatgccattgGGCGGGAAGGCATTTATGATGCCCACATCCGCCTCAATGGGTACCCTTTCCTGGAGGCCAAGGAGGAGTTCTCACACAAGACACTCGCGATGGATGTAATGAGGCCGCGGAGGAATGATCCTCCTCTGACTGTCATCACTCAGGACAGCATGACAGTGGAGGACGTGGAGAGCATCATCAATGAAACCACGTATAGTGGCTATCCGGTGGTGGTGTCCCGTGAGTCCCAGAGGCTTGTTGGGTTTGTCCTCAGAAGAGACCTCATCATTTCAATCG AAAATGCCCGGAAAAAGCAGGATGGGATTGTGAGCACTTCAGTTATTTATTTCACTGACCACTCTCCTCCACTGCCTCCAAGCTCCCCCTCCATGCTGAAACTTAGGAGCATCCTGGACCTCAGTCCCTTCACAGTGACAGACCAAACGCCCATGGAAATCGTGGTGGATATATTCCGCAAGCTGGGATTGCGCCAGTGCCTGGTGACTCATAACGG GAAGCTCCTTGGGATCATCACTAAGAAGGACGTTCTGAAGCACATTGCACAACTGGCCAACCAGGACCCAGATTCGATACTCTTCAACTAA